In one Vicia villosa cultivar HV-30 ecotype Madison, WI unplaced genomic scaffold, Vvil1.0 ctg.000711F_1_1_1, whole genome shotgun sequence genomic region, the following are encoded:
- the LOC131630598 gene encoding vacuolar-sorting receptor 1-like, which produces MKLQRSSLALFLFLGFLLLSLTPSSTAKFLVEKNSLRVTSPESIKGTYDSAIGNFGIPQYGGSMAGNVVFPKDNQKGCKEFDESGISFKSKAGALPTFVLLDRGSCFFALKVWNAQKAGASAVLVADDIEEKLITMDTPEEDGSSAKYIENITIPSALIEKSFGKKLKSAISNGDMVNVNLDWREAVPHPDDRVEYELWTNSNDECGVKCDMLMEFVKDFKGAAQILEKGGFTQFTPHYITWYCPQAFTLSKQCKSQCINHGRYCAPDPEQDFSTGYDGKDVVVENLRQLCVYKVANETQKPWVWWDYVTDFQIRCPMKEKKYNKKCADAVIESLGLDIKKIEKCMGDPDADSENTVLKEEQDAQIGKGSRGDVTILPTLVVNSRQYRGKLEKGAVMKAICSGFEETTEPAVCLSSEVETNECLDNNGGCWRDKGANITACKDTFRGRVCECPLVDGVQFKGDGYTTCEASGPGRCKINNGGCWHDARNGHAFSACSDNGGVKCECPAGFKGDGVKDCTDIDECKEKKACQCPECSCKNTWGSYNCTCSGDLLYIRDHDTCISKTSSQEGKSAWAAFLVIVTGLVLAAAGAYLVYKYRIRSYMDSEIRAIMAQYMPLDSQSEVVNHVNDDRA; this is translated from the exons ATGAAGCTTCAGAGGTCATCTCTggctttatttttatttctagggTTTCTCTTACTATCGTTGACGCCGTCGTCCACGGCCAAATTCCTGGTGGAGAAGAACAGCTTGAGGGTGACGTCGCCGGAGTCTATCAAGGGAACATACGATAGTGCGATTGGCAACTTCGGGATTCCTCAATACGGTGGTAGTATGGCCGGGAACGTTGTGTTCCCGAAGGATAATCAGAAAGGGTGTAAGGAGTTTGATGAGTCGGGGATTTCGTTCAAATCGAAAGCTGGTGCTCTTCCAACGTTCGTTTTGCTCGATCGGGGAA GTTGCTTTTTTGCTTTGAAGGTGTGGAATGCTCAGAAGGCTGGAGCTTCTGCTGTTCTTGTTGCGGATGATATTGAGGAGAAACTAATAACCATGGACACTCCTGAAGAGGATGGATCATCTGCAAAATATATAGAGAACATAACAATACCTTCGGCTCTCATAGAGAAAAGTTTTGGTAAGAAATTAAAGAGTGCCATAAGTAATGGGGATATGGTGAATGTAAATCTTGATTGGAGGGAGGCCGTCCCCCACCCAGATGACCGTGTGGAGTATGAGCTGTGGACCAACAGCAATGATGAGTGTGGAGTTAAATGTGACATGTTGATGGAATTTGTGAAGGATTTTAAGGGTGCGGCACAAATATTGGAGAAAGGTGGCTTTACTCAGTTTACCCCCCATTATATAACTTGGTACTGTCCTCAGGCATTCACGTTAAGTAAGCAATGCAAGTCTCAGTGCATTAACCATGGAAGATATTGTGCACCAGATCCTGAGCAAGATTTTAGCACTGGTTATGATGGGAAAGATGTGGTTGTTGAAAATTTGAGGCAGTTATGTGTTTACAAGGTGGCAAATGAAACCCAAAAGCCTTGGGTGTGGTGGGACTATGTCACTGATTTTCAAATTAGGTGCCCAATGAAGGAGAAAAAATACAACAAGAAATGTGCTGATGCTGTCATTGAGTCACTTG GTCTTGATATTAAAAAGATTGAAAAGTGCATGGGAGATCCAGATGCCGATTCTGAGAATACTGTTTTGAAAGAAGAGCAAGATGCCCAA ATTGGGAAGGGATCACGAGGTGATGTTACCATATTGCCTACTCTAGTTGTCAACAGCCGTCAGTATCGAG GAAAATTGGAGAAAGGTGCTGTTATGAAAGCTATTTGTTCAGGTTTTGAAGAAACTACTGAACCAGCTGTTTGTTTGAGCAGTG AGGTGGAGACAAACGAGTGCTTGGATAACAATGGTGGTTGTTGGCGGGATAAAGGAGCTAACATAACTGCATGCAAG GATACTTTCCGCGGGCGAGTATGTGAATGCCCTTTGGTAGATGGTGTGCAGTTCAAAGGAGATGGTTATACGACTTGCGAAG CTAGTGGACCTGGACGGTGCAAGATTAACAATGGAGGTTGTTGGCATGATGCCCGAAACGGACATGCATTTTCTGCTTGTTCG GATAATGGAGGGGTTAAATGCGAGTGTCCTGCAGGGTTTAAAGGTGATGGTGTTAAAGATTGTACAG ACATTGATGAATGTAAAGAGAAGAAAGCATGTCAGTGCCCTGAATGTAGCTGCAAGAATACCTGGGGGAGCTATAACTGCACTTGCAGTGGGGATCTTCTGTATATCAGGGACCATGATACCTGCATAA GTAAAACTTCTAGCCAGGAAGGAAAGTCTGCTTGGGCTGCATTTTTGGTCATTGTAACCGGCTTAGTTCTGGCCGCTGCAGGGGCATACCTTGTCTACAAATATAGAATAAGG TCATATATGGATTCTGAAATAAGGGCCATCATGGCACAGTATATGCCCTTGGACAGTCAATCAGAAGTTGTAAATCATGTCAACGATGATAGAGCTTGA
- the LOC131630599 gene encoding transcription factor bHLH84-like, whose translation MDPCEQSCEEWSSLSGFYTAEEADFMGQLLDNCQVPQHDYPNFNFEVPSTLWPGHDSTIVSMNNSDHFPQNVDNSNINFLSFLHGSDTISDANGSYNCLNDDQVANIGYISMLNGDFGAYSVQRNDSAQITENNTDEEFCQEVIGDKSFQDHVECEELLVSESVEDGVKINMEKSGKRSRCSMKVQKNKKNIKPRKKSKSISNTEEDESPDLQEQNLSSEEDDSSASKKLNEEGSSILNQKDSTSMKLKGKSRCDRGSSADPQGVYAKKRRERINERLKILQSLVPNGTKVDISTMLEEAVQYVKFLQVQIKLLSSDDHWMYAPIAYNGMNIGLNLNITPTKFP comes from the exons ATGGATCCTTGTGAGCAAAGTTGTGAAGAATGGAGTTCCCTTAGTGGATTTTACACAGCTGAGGAAGCTGATTTTATGGGCCAGTTACTTGATAACTGTCAAGTCCCTCAGCATGATTATCCAAATTTCAATTTTGAAGTTCCATCTACATTATGGCCTGGACATGACTCCACAATAGTGAGCATGAATAACAGTGACCATTTTCCTCAAAATGTTGATAATAGTAACAtcaattttttgagttttttacatGGAAGTGACACAATTTCTGATGCAAATGGTAGTTACAACTGTTTGAATGACGATCAAGTAGCAAACATTGGATACATATCCATGCTGAATGGTGATTTCGGCGCTTATAGTGTTCAAAGGAATGATAGTGCACAGATAACCGAAAACAATACGGATGAAGAGTTTTGTCAAGAGGTTATTGGTGACAAGAGTTTTCAGGATCACGTGGAATGTGAAGAGTTACTGGTTTCTGAATCAGTGGAAGATGGTGTTAAAATCAACATGGAGAAGTCAGGAAAAAGATCTAGGTGCTCAATGAAG GTAcaaaagaataagaaaaatatCAAACCTAGAAAGAAATCGAAATCTATAAGCAACACTGAAGAGGATGAAAGTCCTGATCTTCAGGAGCAGAATTTGAGCTCAGAGGAGGATGACTCCAGTGCTTCTAAGAAGCTAAATGAAGAAGGGTCTTCGATCTTGAACCAGAAGGATTCAACATCTATGAAGTtaaaaggaaaatcaagatgTGATAGAGGTTCTTCCGCTGATCCACAAGGTGTCTATGCAAAA aaaagaagagaaagaataaaTGAAAGGTTGAAAATTCTACAAAGCCTAGTCCCCAATGGAACCAAG GTTGATATCAGTACCATGCTTGAGGAAGCTGTGCAATATGTGAAGTTCTTGCAGGTCCAAATTAAG CTTCTTAGCTCTGATGATCACTGGATGTATGCTCCCATTGCTTACAATGGAATGAACATTGGACTAAACCTCAACATTACACCTACCAAATTTCCATAG